A single window of Deltaproteobacteria bacterium DNA harbors:
- a CDS encoding DUF3179 domain-containing protein, protein MGRSTRWSQAAEALADGSLALAGFGGPAAALLLPRLPRLGMPSLSVPGLRQAWRWRWLTLGASAVALGLLLRRRRGSARRAALAADALSLGALFALSARVYRVELGFTQPRARIHVRPAAAKGLLHDEAQVAGLQLGGRAVAYPLARLAAARPFIDEVGGLAVAPVADRESHAAFALVSGVDGPALELVRLGAPGGSVLLYDRARHNAFRPLTGRIEAGPDAGEPLELRPLVRCTFGAWKRLHPDTLLAWWDAPPAHKVLGRIGHHELTVRHVPSERVDGPIDGRLQAAEQVFAIAVKGEAHAFTRRFLLGARATPLLLDGRDVVALYDPALDIAQAFFAELDGAPLLLWPYPGLHAVARDDQGDLWDVAGRCIRGARYGRTLQPVPLSVDRVYWFAWSGLHPHCGLDAWPARTAPEPHAAEAD, encoded by the coding sequence ATGGGCCGCAGCACGCGCTGGAGCCAGGCAGCCGAGGCCCTGGCCGACGGATCGCTCGCGCTCGCAGGCTTCGGCGGGCCGGCGGCGGCGCTGCTCTTGCCGCGATTGCCGCGGCTCGGAATGCCGTCGCTCTCGGTGCCCGGCCTGCGCCAAGCGTGGCGGTGGCGCTGGCTGACGCTCGGCGCCTCGGCGGTTGCGCTGGGGCTCTTGCTTCGACGGCGACGTGGCAGCGCGCGGCGGGCGGCGCTCGCGGCCGACGCGCTCTCGCTCGGCGCGCTTTTCGCGCTCTCGGCGCGGGTCTATCGCGTGGAGCTCGGGTTCACCCAGCCGCGCGCCCGGATCCACGTGCGACCAGCAGCCGCCAAGGGGCTCCTGCACGACGAGGCCCAGGTCGCCGGGCTCCAGCTCGGCGGACGCGCGGTCGCGTATCCGTTGGCGCGGCTCGCGGCGGCGCGGCCGTTCATCGACGAGGTGGGCGGGCTCGCGGTGGCGCCCGTGGCGGATCGCGAGAGCCACGCGGCCTTCGCGCTCGTCTCCGGCGTCGACGGGCCCGCGCTCGAGCTGGTTCGGCTGGGCGCGCCCGGCGGCTCGGTGCTGCTCTACGATCGCGCGCGCCACAACGCGTTCCGTCCGCTGACGGGGCGTATCGAAGCCGGCCCCGATGCGGGCGAGCCACTCGAGCTCCGGCCGCTGGTGCGCTGCACCTTCGGCGCCTGGAAGCGGCTCCATCCGGACACGCTGCTCGCCTGGTGGGACGCGCCGCCCGCGCACAAGGTGCTGGGCCGCATCGGTCACCACGAGCTCACCGTGCGCCACGTGCCGTCGGAGCGCGTGGACGGGCCCATCGACGGCCGGCTGCAGGCGGCGGAGCAGGTCTTCGCCATCGCGGTGAAGGGCGAAGCCCACGCGTTCACTCGGCGCTTCCTGCTCGGTGCGCGCGCCACGCCGCTCCTCCTCGACGGCCGCGACGTGGTGGCGCTCTACGATCCCGCGCTGGACATCGCCCAGGCGTTCTTCGCCGAGCTCGACGGCGCCCCGCTCCTGCTCTGGCCCTATCCCGGCCTCCACGCCGTGGCCCGCGACGACCAGGGCGACCTCTGGGACGTGGCCGGTCGCTGCATCCGGGGCGCGCGCTACGGCCGAACCCTGCAGCCGGTACCGCTGTCGGTGGATCGCGTGTATTGGTTCGCGTGGTCCGGGCTGCACCCGCACTGCGGCCTCGACGCCTGGCCTGCGCGCACCGCTCCCGAGCCCCACGCCGCCGAAGCCGATTGA
- a CDS encoding NAD-dependent epimerase/dehydratase family protein — MRALVTGASGFIGAALVRELHQRGDTVRVLLRPGSSLAALQGIPVEPAEGDVTDAPSVARAVEGVEVVYHLAGIRRTPHAEDFRRVNVEGTTHVLEASAKQSKPPRVVLAGSLSATGPSSDRPLTEDAPFRPVEPYGQSKVDAEGECHKFAGKVPFAIGRAPRVLGPADRENLAFMKIVHRGLLLALSGPPRPISFIDVDDVARGFMLLGTHPAAADDTFFITSDETLTLTRLQEIAARALDRKIRLRIPVSPAVLRGAAWGADHVSKLTGKHLPLNHKLAEQLLAPGWWCSGERAKEKLGFTAKMGLEESVARSARWYRDHGWI; from the coding sequence ATGCGGGCCCTGGTCACTGGCGCGAGCGGCTTCATCGGTGCGGCGCTGGTGCGCGAGCTGCACCAGCGCGGCGACACCGTGCGCGTCCTGCTTCGGCCGGGCTCGAGCCTGGCGGCGCTGCAAGGAATTCCGGTGGAGCCCGCGGAGGGCGATGTCACCGATGCGCCGAGCGTGGCGCGCGCCGTCGAGGGCGTGGAGGTCGTGTACCACCTCGCCGGCATTCGTCGGACGCCGCACGCCGAGGACTTCCGCCGGGTGAACGTGGAAGGCACCACCCACGTGCTCGAAGCTTCGGCCAAGCAGTCCAAGCCGCCGCGGGTGGTGCTCGCGGGGTCGCTCTCCGCGACCGGGCCGTCGTCGGATCGGCCGCTGACCGAAGACGCGCCTTTTCGTCCCGTCGAGCCCTACGGCCAGAGCAAGGTCGACGCCGAGGGCGAGTGTCACAAGTTCGCAGGAAAGGTGCCGTTCGCGATTGGCCGCGCGCCGCGCGTGTTGGGCCCCGCCGACCGCGAGAACCTGGCGTTCATGAAGATCGTGCACCGCGGGCTCTTGCTCGCGCTCAGCGGTCCGCCGCGGCCGATCAGCTTCATCGACGTCGATGACGTGGCCCGCGGCTTCATGCTCCTGGGTACGCACCCCGCCGCGGCCGACGACACCTTCTTCATCACCTCCGACGAGACGCTCACGCTCACCCGGCTCCAGGAGATCGCGGCGCGCGCGCTGGATCGGAAGATCCGTTTGCGCATTCCCGTCTCGCCGGCGGTGCTGCGCGGCGCTGCCTGGGGCGCGGACCACGTGTCCAAGCTCACCGGCAAGCACCTGCCCTTGAACCACAAGCTCGCCGAGCAGCTGCTCGCGCCCGGCTGGTGGTGCTCGGGCGAGCGCGCGAAGGAGAAGCTCGGCTTCACCGCGAAGATGGGGCTCGAGGAGAGCGTGGCCCGCAGCGCGCGCTGGTACCGCGATCACGGCTGGATCTGA